GCGAGTTGGACTCCGAGCGCGGATTCACCCAGGCGCTGCGCTCGCAGGCTCACGAGGCCGCGAACCGGCTCCACACGGTCGTCTCGCTGATCGAGCTGGGCCGCGCGGAGGAGGCCGTCGACTTCGCGACCTCCGAACTGGAACTGGCCCAGGCGCTCACCGACCAGGTGGTCTCGGCGGTCAGCGAGCCGGTCCTCGCCGCGCTGCTGCTGGGCAAGGCGGCCCAGGCGAACGAGCGGGGCGTGGAACTGGTGGTGTCGGAGGACAGCGCCATCGACGACGGCCTCCTGCCCGACTCGCTGCCCGCCCGCGACCTCGTCACCGTCCTCGGCAACCTGATCGACAACGCGGTGGACGCGGCGCAGGGCACGGTGCGCGCCCGCGTCACGGTCACGGCGTTCACGGACGCCGACGGTCTGGTCCTGCGGGTCGCCGACACCGGCGCCGGCGTCGACCCGGCGCACGCCGAGGCCGTCTTCCAGCGCGGCTGGTCGACGAAACCGGCGGGGCCGGGCGGGCGCGGGCTCGGGCTCGCGCTGGTCCGCCAGGCGGTGGCCCGGCACGAGGGGACCTTGACGGTGGCCGAGGCGGCCGGGGGCGGGGCGGAGTTCGAGGTGCGGTTGCCGTTGCCTACGGTGGGCTCGGCGGAGGCGCCGGTGCCGTCCGCGGGTGAAAGGGCCACTGCCGCACCCGTACAAGACCCCCGTGCCGCCCAGCACGCCTTGCCTGGAGGCGACGTATGACCGACACCGGCCCCACCTCCGACCACCCACCGATTCGCGTGCTCGTCGTCGAGGACGACCCCGTCGCCGCCGACGCGCACGTCATGTACGTCGGCCGGGTCCCCGGTTTCACGGCGGTCGGCAAGGCCCATACGGGGGCGGAGGCGCGCCGCGCCCTGGACCGTACGCCGGTGGACCTCCTGCTTCTGGATTTGCACCTGCCCGACGTGCATGGGCTGCAGCTCGCGCGGTCTCTCCGGGCCGCCGGGTACCACGCCGACGTCATAGCGGTGACGTCCGCGCGGGATCTAGCGGTGGTGCGGGAAGGGGTGTCGCTGGGCGTCGTCCAATACGTGCTGAAGCCGTTCACCTTTGCCACGCTGCGGGATCGGCTGGTGCGGTATGCCGAGTTCCACGCCTCGGTGGGCGAGGCGAGCGGCCAGGACGAGGTGGACCGGGCCCTGGCCACGCTGCGCGCCCCCGGTCCGGCCGCCCTGCCGAAGGGCCTGAGCGCCCCGACGCTGGAACGGGTCACACGTGCGCTGCGGGACGCCGCCGAGGGCCTCACGGCGGCGGGCGTCGCCGAGGCGGTCGGCATCTCCCGGATCACGGCCCGGCGTTACCTGGAGCATCTGGTGGACGCGGGCCGGGCGGACCGGAGTCCGCAGTACGGGACTGTCGGGCGGCCGGAGTTGCAGTACCGGTGGGTGAAGGTGCGGGGCTGACGCGGGCGCCGGTCAACGGCGGCGTTGAAGGTGCGGGGCTGACATGGGCGCCGCTCAACGGCGGCGCGGCCGGAGGCGGGTGATCGCCGCGAAGGTCAGGAACGCGGCGAGGGTCCCGAGCGCGAGGCCGGGGTAGTCGGCCCAGTCGGGATCGTCGGGGGCGGGAATCACGGCGTTCGCGAGGCGAGTGA
Above is a genomic segment from Streptomyces sp. R21 containing:
- a CDS encoding response regulator, which produces MTDTGPTSDHPPIRVLVVEDDPVAADAHVMYVGRVPGFTAVGKAHTGAEARRALDRTPVDLLLLDLHLPDVHGLQLARSLRAAGYHADVIAVTSARDLAVVREGVSLGVVQYVLKPFTFATLRDRLVRYAEFHASVGEASGQDEVDRALATLRAPGPAALPKGLSAPTLERVTRALRDAAEGLTAAGVAEAVGISRITARRYLEHLVDAGRADRSPQYGTVGRPELQYRWVKVRG